The Oncorhynchus nerka isolate Pitt River linkage group LG11, Oner_Uvic_2.0, whole genome shotgun sequence genome includes the window GGATCACAGTCTGAATGCACAGAACCTAAACAGTAAACATGATTGTCTTCTTTCCGAAACAATAAACACAGCAAATGCAAAAGACATCACTGAAAATAGAATCTACCTGTCATCATATCTATTTTTAGAATGAAGCTGTGACAGTCCAGGAAGTCTCTCTTGTCTGGTCTGATCTCAACCCCTCCTTACTTGGTGTCTCTCCCTCCTGTAGACCATAGTGCGGGGTAGTAAGATCGCTGTGGACGGCTCGCTGACATGGCTGCTGGATGAGTTTGACACCATGTCGGTGACCCGCTCCAACTCCCTGAGGCGAGGCAGCCCCCCGATCCAGCCCCGCAGAGACTCCGGATCCTCGGGGGGGGGAGGCCATGAGAACGGGGACCTGGCCCATCGGACACACCACCACCCAGATCACTATGGAGACAGAGATAGGTACAGTGTCGGTAGAAGGGGGGCCACGAGATTTTCAGAACTGTTGTAAAATGGCTCTTGTCGGAAAAGTTTCCACCACTCCAGAGAGATGTAACCTATTTACCGTGTCTCTGATGCACTAGGGAGCAGCCCAGGCCGGACCAGTTAGCTGGTGGAGACCCCCGGCAGCCCCAGCGGGTAACCCGCTCTCAGAGAGAGGACGGCCGGCCACAGCAGCAGCCCCGGGGCCAGGAGCCAGGCAGCAGGCACCGAGAGAGGGAGCGGCCCTGCCCACCCCCTCCCCCGCCAAAGCCCAGAGACATGGACCCACGGGACCACCACGACCAGGTAGTCCGCAGGGACGGGCCCAGCGACAAGAGGCCCAAGTCCAGCTACACAGGCAGGGACGGCAGCCCCCAATCACCCCGGGATAAGAGGCCTCTCTCGGGGCCCAACATCCGTATGCCTAACCTCCCTGTCACAGAGGGGGTGATAAagacagcacagcagagcagtaGGCCGTTCAACACCTACCCCCGCGCTGACAGTGAAGGAGGAAGAAGCCCCACCAGCCAGGTACTGACATGCTGTTAGGAGAACACCAGAACGTTGGGTGATATGGAGAAAATGGAAACCATTGTAGCTAATGTTTTATCGACAGACCTCTCAGACATAAAGATGTTGTTCTTACAGTGTCATCATTTTATCTCCGTTCTAGGAGCTGAAGCCAGCCCGACCACACGAAACACCGCGCCACAACGGTCCCTCTAGTGGCCGCAGCGGGGGCAAAGCCCCACAGCAGGGCCAGCTACGAGGGGACCCCCACCACTCCTCCCACCCTGTCCTGGGCCCTGAGCCCCCCCACGGCTACCAGCAGCTGAAGGCTCCTGTTCCCCGCCCTCCGGCCCCTGCCCTACCACCACAGCAGGCCCTCTCACCCCAGAGGGAGCCCCAGCGGGTGTCCCATGAGCAGTTCCGCGCCGCACTACAGATGGTGGTGGACCCGGGTGACCCGCGCACCTACCTGGACCACTACATCAAGATCGGAGAGGGCTCCACCGGCATTGTGTGCATTGCCACCGTCAAGAGCACCGGCAAACTGGTCGCTGTCAAGAAGATGGACCTGCGCAAGCAGCAGCGCCGGGAGCTGCTATTCAATGAGGTGGGGACACTGGTCACTGTAATGGACTTGGATGGGGGTCTTGTTTTTGACCCTGTAATTGACTTACACTGAATGCGATTGAGATGATACAGGTTTTAAGATTGTGGATATTTAGGGAATACAGGCCATGAATTTATAAGCTATTAGTTGTGTGATCCAAAACCTTTTATAGTGGAATTGGCTATTACAGAGCTGATTTGCtgacatttgtaaaaatgtgtcCTTCATGGAGGGTGAAGTTGATGCATATCTTTGCAGGGGTGTAATGAGTGATGTCATATGCCGTGTAATTTCCCACGGTCTCCTCAGTAACTCTGGTTGCTGTGATCTCCAGGTGGTGATAATGCGGGACTATCACCATGACAACGTGGTGGAGATGTACAACAGCTACCTGGTGGGAGATGAACTCTGGGTCGTCATGGAATTCCTGGAGGGAGGGGCTTTGACTGACATCGTCACACACACCAGGTGCGTGTCTGTTGATCGGTGGTTAGTGCTATCCGGAATCCTTGGCATGTCCCTACCCTTAACTCTAACCTTTTTTATATTTTGACTTCAATGGGGTGATGTCGGAGTTGGACGTACCAAGGATACCGGATAGCAATGACCGTTGATCTGCTTCTCTGACAACTGACCAGCAGGACAGAAGACTATGGTAGGGCTGTCCAACCCTCTTTCTGG containing:
- the LOC115136930 gene encoding serine/threonine-protein kinase PAK 4-like — protein: MFTKKKKPRVQISAPSNFEHRVHTDFDEQEQKFVGLPRQWQSLIEDTAKRPKPFIDVTVITTVEPRKTIVRGSKIAVDGSLTWLLDEFDTMSVTRSNSLRRGSPPIQPRRDSGSSGGGGHENGDLAHRTHHHPDHYGDRDREQPRPDQLAGGDPRQPQRVTRSQREDGRPQQQPRGQEPGSRHRERERPCPPPPPPKPRDMDPRDHHDQVVRRDGPSDKRPKSSYTGRDGSPQSPRDKRPLSGPNIRMPNLPVTEGVIKTAQQSSRPFNTYPRADSEGGRSPTSQELKPARPHETPRHNGPSSGRSGGKAPQQGQLRGDPHHSSHPVLGPEPPHGYQQLKAPVPRPPAPALPPQQALSPQREPQRVSHEQFRAALQMVVDPGDPRTYLDHYIKIGEGSTGIVCIATVKSTGKLVAVKKMDLRKQQRRELLFNEVVIMRDYHHDNVVEMYNSYLVGDELWVVMEFLEGGALTDIVTHTRMNEEQIATVCLSVLKALSVLHTQGVIHRDIKSDSILLTHDGRVKLSDFGFCAQVSKEVQRRKSLVGTPYWMAPELISRLPYGPEVDIWSLGVMVIEMVDGEPPYFNEPPLKAMKMIRDNLPPKLKNLHKVSPLLKGFLDKLLVRDPTQRASANELLKHPFLSKAGPPSCIVPLMRQNRMR